Genomic window (Pseudomonas hydrolytica):
CCGCACTTACGCTGCTGGTGTTGCCAGCGCTCTATCGTTGGGCCTATCGGCGTGAGGAGGAGGCTGAGCTGAAAGACTGAGAGCGAGTATATCGCGGCGCTGGTGCGGAATTATTACGAACCGGCGAAGTGGCAATGGCTCAATGGGTTGGTAACGGATGGCGCGTAAGGCCTAGTTACCCGGCCCATTTCTCAACAGAGTCTGTCGAAAGCAGCCATTTGAAGAGTGATGGCTTCGATACTGTAATCGCAAAAAATAAAGTGATCCCGCACCGGTTGGTGCGAGATCTAAGCTGATGCTAGCGTTCGCTTACTGAAGCGGCAGGCCGCATTCTTCGCGAATCTGAAGCTCTAGATAGTAGTCTTCGTTCGGCACGCCGAATCTGCGTTCGAGCTCATCTAGCGCATCTTCATAGCAGGCTTCCTTTCCATAGTTCTTCGGGCGTGGCTTCGAGCTACCGAACGGGGCTTGATTTTTCTTGGGGCCGACATCGTTGCGATAGGCCACGGTATTGCCTTGAGCGTCATAGTCCAGATACCAGCCATTTTCGATGAGGTAATTCCCCTGGCGTCCCTGTCCAAGCAGCGCACCGGGAGTGTATCCGTCGACCTCATTTTGAAGGGCGCATCCGTGTTCTCCACACTGCAGGGTTAAAGTCCCTGCGGTGTGTTTTACAAAGCGCTCCCCCGTTTCCCGGTTGATGAATGCCATCTGCTTTTGGCTGGGTGTGTTCTTGCCCGCCGGCCGACAGTCGTAGACGGTTCGGGTCGGCAATGAGCCATCGGCCCTTCTCAGACCCAGAGTAGGGATCTCCATCTTGGTGTCACAGGACATAACGTTCATGGCGGGCGTGTAATCGAAGAATTCCGCTTGTTCTGCGAAGGCAGGGAGGCTGCTGATCAGCCCCAGAGCTACGAGCGACTTCCTGAATATGGTCATGAGGACTCCTTTTCATTTATTTGGCCCATGCAGGTAGAAGCTGCATGGAGGCCATGTGGCGTAGGTGATTGCTGAAGAGTTAGGTCGGGGAGGGTTACTTCTTCTTTTTCTTGTAGCGAACGACGATCCGGTTGTAGGTCGGATACTTCTCGATCACGTAGTCAGGACTGAGTGTCAGCAGGTTGTGCATGGCAATGCCGGTGGCCGTGAGCAACCCCAATGCGCCTGTGATACCTCCTGCGAAGCTGCCTGCTGCCAGGCCAATTCGTCCGGCTGTGTAAACGCGGCAAGTCAGTCCAGTGACCTCAATCTTGCTTTCGACCAGGCGAACAGCTTCGAGCAACTTGCCGCCGAGGCCTACGACCTCGAAAGACTCCTTGCTGCTGATGAGTTGAGGAAGTTTGGCGGTGGCTAGGTCATGAAAAGTTAGCTTCATCATTTCAGTACTCCCTGTGTGATCAAAGAAATGGGTCGTAAATACCGTGGTCGTTTTGGCAGCATAACGAAACGATTCGCGTCATGCCAAGAATCTCCGCGACTCAAGATCAAGACCAAAGCCTGATGCGTCTGGGAAAGGCTGTTCGTGCCCGCAGAGCGCAGCAGGCTCTCTCCCAGGAAGCACTTGCTGATGCGGCTGGGATTGACCGCTCCCATATGGGGAAAATTGAGCGTGGGGAACGCAATGTGACCTTTCTGAACATTGCGCGAATCGCTTCTGCGCTTGGATGTAAACCATCTGACTTACTGCTGGACGCTGATCTGTAGCGTCTCGCCCAACGGCGCCTGCCATCTGTTAAAGCAAGCCCTGTTCAGCCAGCGACACGATGCCTTCTGACCCCACGATGAAGTGGTCCAGCGTGGTGGTGCCAACCATGACCAAGGCGTTTTTGAGTGTCTGCGTCAGGCGTATATCTGCCTGGCTGGGCGAGGGAT
Coding sequences:
- a CDS encoding helix-turn-helix domain-containing protein, whose protein sequence is MPRISATQDQDQSLMRLGKAVRARRAQQALSQEALADAAGIDRSHMGKIERGERNVTFLNIARIASALGCKPSDLLLDADL